One window of Dermacentor andersoni chromosome 7, qqDerAnde1_hic_scaffold, whole genome shotgun sequence genomic DNA carries:
- the LOC129385607 gene encoding uncharacterized protein isoform X1, whose amino-acid sequence MPKNQNTLACYLDKKTRTTQDVHFSAPSQLLKVTQTQATSGTRLYHCSAAEIAFTSGFATAVSQHVGDNAYEIIGPDHESPQGANNISVAEVSPIPLGSYHDR is encoded by the exons atgccaaaaaatcaaaatacattggcatgttatttggacaagaaaacta ggacaacccaggacgtgcatttctcagcacccagtcaactgctaaaagtgactcaaacacaggccacca gtggaactcggctgtaccactgcagtgctgcggaaattgccttcaccagcggctttgcaacagctgtttcgcagcatgtcg gagacaatgcctacgaaattattggccctgatcatgagagccctcaaggggcaaacaacatctctgttgcagaagtgagcccgataccacttggaagttaccatgacagatga
- the LOC129385607 gene encoding uncharacterized protein isoform X2 yields MAAISRRHENTTVVRHALDITANPPRDNPGRAFLSTQSTAKSDSNTGHQWNSAVPLQCCGNCLHQRLCNSCFAACRRQCLRNYWP; encoded by the exons atggcagccatctcgcgtcgccacgaaaacacgacagtcgttcgtcatgccttggatataacagcaaatcctccacg ggacaacccaggacgtgcatttctcagcacccagtcaactgctaaaagtgactcaaacacaggccacca gtggaactcggctgtaccactgcagtgctgcggaaattgccttcaccagcggctttgcaacagctgtttcgcagcatgtcg gagacaatgcctacgaaattattggccctga